A genomic stretch from Rhodobacterales bacterium HKCCA1288 includes:
- a CDS encoding DUF1127 domain-containing protein: protein MAYLATRHAPSLSFAERLGEMKSHLTAAIKARRVYQRTFDELNSLSDRELADLGIARSNLRNIALEAAYGRYA from the coding sequence ATGGCCTATCTTGCCACACGCCACGCACCGAGCTTGAGCTTCGCCGAACGTCTGGGGGAAATGAAATCCCACCTGACCGCAGCGATCAAAGCCCGCCGCGTCTATCAGCGCACATTTGATGAGCTGAATAGCCTGAGCGACCGCGAGCTGGCCGATTTGGGCATCGCGCGCAGCAACCTGCGCAACATCGCCCTTGAGGCTGCTTACGGGCGTTACGCCTGA